From Pseudomonas vanderleydeniana, the proteins below share one genomic window:
- a CDS encoding phospholipase D-like domain-containing protein: MSLIPTFHATRLRVALAAALGLLLSPLAQADFSIPGIELVHTVPVATELDTPDLRQPGPVWIELFDGAKSRIDIGQFYAADHPGSVMDKVIESLEAAGKRGVKIRFLLEEKGLKLSDQATLERLRKIPNLTFRVLPYARVGGGIIHAKYLVVDGRQAFVGSQNFDWRSLEHIHETGLRISDETIVGQVQAIFDQDWNAQAALTQNKPVPLPKPGKEPGRGGNYLVASPQRYNPAGVGDSQQELPRLLAEAQHEVRVQLLDYAPLSYGPDKTRPYYPVIDNAIRAAAARGVSIKLMVSDWNTGAPEVAYLKSLAVLPNVQVKIVTLPQDPQGFIPYARVIHSKTMEIDGQVAWVGTSNWLGGYLDNSRNLEVVMHDQAMAERIGALHEQLWDGPYAWPLDVARDYPQPHPGTP, encoded by the coding sequence ATGTCCCTCATCCCAACGTTTCACGCGACACGCCTGCGCGTCGCTCTGGCCGCCGCGCTCGGCCTGCTGCTCAGTCCGCTGGCCCAGGCGGATTTCTCCATTCCCGGTATCGAGCTGGTGCACACCGTGCCCGTGGCAACCGAACTCGATACCCCTGACCTTCGCCAGCCCGGCCCGGTCTGGATCGAACTGTTCGATGGGGCCAAGAGCCGCATCGATATCGGCCAGTTCTATGCCGCCGACCATCCCGGTTCGGTGATGGACAAGGTCATCGAAAGCCTTGAGGCTGCCGGCAAGCGCGGGGTGAAGATCCGCTTCCTGCTGGAAGAGAAGGGCCTGAAGCTCTCCGACCAGGCCACCCTGGAACGGCTGCGCAAGATCCCCAACCTGACGTTCCGTGTGCTGCCCTATGCCCGCGTGGGCGGGGGCATCATCCACGCCAAGTACCTGGTGGTCGATGGCCGGCAGGCCTTCGTCGGCAGCCAGAACTTCGACTGGCGCTCCCTCGAGCACATTCACGAGACCGGCCTGCGGATCAGCGACGAAACCATCGTTGGCCAGGTCCAGGCAATATTCGATCAGGACTGGAACGCCCAGGCCGCGCTGACCCAGAACAAGCCGGTGCCATTGCCCAAACCCGGCAAGGAGCCGGGGCGTGGCGGCAACTACCTGGTCGCCAGTCCACAGCGCTATAACCCGGCGGGCGTCGGCGACTCACAGCAGGAACTGCCACGCCTGCTGGCCGAGGCCCAGCATGAAGTACGGGTGCAATTGCTCGACTATGCGCCGCTGTCCTACGGTCCGGACAAGACTCGTCCGTATTACCCGGTGATCGACAACGCGATTCGTGCGGCGGCGGCACGGGGCGTTTCGATCAAGCTGATGGTTTCCGACTGGAACACCGGCGCGCCGGAAGTCGCCTACCTCAAAAGCCTGGCGGTGTTGCCGAATGTCCAGGTCAAGATCGTCACCTTGCCCCAGGATCCTCAGGGTTTCATCCCCTATGCGCGGGTTATCCACAGTAAGACCATGGAGATCGACGGGCAGGTGGCCTGGGTCGGTACCAGCAATTGGCTGGGCGGCTACCTCGACAACTCGCGCAACCTCGAAGTGGTGATGCACGACCAGGCAATGGCCGAACGGATCGGCGCCTTGCACGAGCAGTTGTGGGATGGACCCTATGCCTGGCCGCTGGATGTGGCCCGGGATTATCCACAGCCGCATCCGGGCACGCCCTGA
- a CDS encoding amino acid permease produces the protein MTGENLTPGLLKRGLKNRHIQLISLGGAIGTGLFLGSAGVLKSAGPAMILGYAICGFIAFLIMRQLGEMIVEEPVAGSFSHFAHKYWGGYAGFLCGWNYWVLYVLVGMAELTAVGKYVQFWWPDVPSWVSAAVFFVLVNLINLTNVKTFGEAEFWFAIIKVVAILGMIALGVYLLVSGVGGPQATVSNLWSHGGFFPNGVSGLLMALCFIMFSFGGLELVGITAAEASEPRKVIPKAINQVVLRILIFYVGALTVLLSLYPWDQLLVTLGASGDAYSGSPFVQIFALIGSDTAAQILNVVVLTAALSVYNSGVYCNSRMLFGLAEQGDAPKSLLKLNRQGVPVRAIGVSALVTLLCVVVNYVAPHEALELLMALVVAALIINWIVISLTHLKFRKAMEQQGVVPGFKAFWTPFSNYLCLAFVALILGVMLMIPGIAVSVYVMPAWVLFIYGLYRLRVAKGTARTA, from the coding sequence ATGACGGGTGAAAACCTGACACCGGGTTTGCTCAAGCGCGGCCTGAAAAACCGCCATATCCAGCTGATCTCCCTCGGTGGGGCGATCGGTACCGGGCTGTTCCTCGGCTCTGCCGGGGTGCTCAAGTCCGCAGGCCCGGCGATGATCCTGGGCTACGCGATCTGCGGTTTCATCGCTTTCCTGATCATGCGCCAGCTGGGTGAAATGATCGTCGAGGAGCCTGTAGCCGGCTCCTTCAGCCACTTCGCCCACAAGTATTGGGGTGGCTACGCGGGCTTTCTCTGCGGCTGGAACTACTGGGTGCTGTACGTGCTGGTGGGCATGGCCGAACTGACGGCCGTGGGCAAGTACGTGCAGTTCTGGTGGCCCGACGTGCCGTCCTGGGTCAGCGCGGCGGTGTTCTTCGTGCTGGTCAACCTGATCAACCTGACCAACGTGAAGACCTTCGGTGAAGCCGAGTTCTGGTTCGCGATCATCAAGGTGGTGGCGATCCTCGGCATGATCGCCCTCGGTGTCTACCTGCTGGTCAGTGGTGTCGGCGGCCCGCAGGCCACCGTCAGCAACCTGTGGAGCCATGGCGGTTTCTTCCCCAACGGCGTCAGCGGCCTGCTGATGGCGCTGTGTTTCATCATGTTCTCGTTCGGTGGCCTGGAACTGGTGGGCATCACCGCCGCCGAGGCCAGCGAGCCACGCAAGGTGATCCCCAAGGCGATCAACCAGGTGGTCCTGCGTATCCTGATTTTCTACGTCGGCGCGCTGACCGTGCTGCTGTCGCTGTACCCGTGGGACCAGTTGCTGGTCACCCTCGGCGCTTCCGGCGACGCCTACAGCGGCAGCCCATTCGTGCAGATCTTCGCCCTGATCGGCAGCGACACTGCGGCACAGATCCTCAACGTGGTGGTCCTGACCGCCGCCCTGTCGGTGTACAACAGCGGCGTGTACTGCAACAGCCGCATGCTGTTCGGCCTGGCCGAGCAAGGCGATGCGCCGAAGTCGCTGCTGAAGCTGAACAGGCAGGGCGTGCCGGTTCGTGCCATCGGCGTCTCGGCGCTGGTCACCCTGCTCTGCGTGGTGGTCAACTACGTCGCGCCCCATGAAGCGCTGGAACTGCTGATGGCGCTGGTGGTGGCGGCGCTGATCATCAACTGGATCGTGATCAGCCTGACCCACCTGAAATTCCGCAAGGCCATGGAGCAGCAAGGCGTGGTACCGGGCTTCAAGGCGTTCTGGACCCCGTTCAGCAACTACCTGTGCCTGGCTTTCGTCGCGCTGATCCTCGGCGTGATGCTGATGATCCCGGGGATCGCCGTGTCGGTCTACGTGATGCCGGCATGGGTTCTGTTCATCTACGGGCTGTACCGCCTGCGCGTGGCCAAGGGCACAGCCCGCACGGCCTGA
- a CDS encoding formate dehydrogenase subunit delta: MSTDNLIKMANQIAQYFSSEPDPQQAVLGVRNHLQMFWTPGMRKELLAWQIEHQGAELHPLAQAAVSGAGWEA, translated from the coding sequence ATGAGCACCGACAACCTGATCAAGATGGCCAACCAGATCGCCCAGTACTTCTCCAGCGAGCCGGACCCGCAACAGGCCGTGCTCGGCGTGCGCAATCACCTGCAGATGTTCTGGACGCCCGGCATGCGCAAGGAATTGCTGGCCTGGCAGATCGAGCACCAGGGCGCCGAGCTGCATCCGCTGGCGCAGGCGGCAGTCAGCGGGGCGGGTTGGGAAGCCTAG
- a CDS encoding DeoR/GlpR family DNA-binding transcription regulator: MQNLHSPSELPHVRRQKILLLLERDGKVMASELSQHFAVSEDTIRRDLAELSQAGLLQRVHGGALPRPKDTGKDYFTRIAETNEVKRHLAELAARRIGQGQIVLFDSGSTTLQIAQSLPTGLSFTAVTCSPMIAMTLAEHQGVTVILAGGTLNPATMAVGGHEAVRLIQGIKADLLFTGVCAIHPQVGISCSRYEELAVKQALLDSASHVVAVSTADKLGAVEPFVVGPCTRLQTMFTEQQVMGDIEAYRRLGIEVVQAQI; this comes from the coding sequence ATGCAAAACCTTCATTCCCCTTCCGAGCTGCCTCATGTGCGGCGGCAGAAGATCCTGCTGTTGCTGGAGCGCGATGGCAAGGTCATGGCCTCGGAGCTGAGCCAGCATTTCGCGGTGTCGGAAGACACTATCCGCCGTGACCTGGCCGAGCTGTCCCAGGCTGGCCTGTTGCAACGGGTCCATGGGGGCGCCTTGCCGCGCCCCAAGGATACCGGCAAGGACTATTTCACCCGGATCGCCGAGACCAATGAGGTGAAACGGCACCTGGCCGAACTGGCGGCACGGCGGATCGGCCAGGGGCAGATCGTCCTGTTCGACTCGGGCAGTACCACCTTGCAGATCGCCCAGTCACTGCCGACGGGCCTGTCCTTCACCGCCGTGACCTGTTCGCCGATGATTGCCATGACCCTCGCCGAACACCAGGGCGTGACGGTGATCCTCGCGGGCGGCACGCTGAACCCGGCGACCATGGCGGTGGGGGGCCACGAAGCGGTGCGGTTGATCCAGGGGATCAAGGCGGACCTGTTGTTTACCGGGGTCTGTGCGATCCATCCGCAGGTCGGTATCAGTTGTTCGCGCTACGAGGAGCTGGCGGTGAAGCAGGCGCTGCTCGACAGCGCCTCCCATGTGGTGGCCGTGAGCACCGCCGACAAGCTCGGCGCGGTGGAGCCGTTTGTGGTGGGGCCGTGCACACGGTTGCAGACGATGTTCACCGAGCAGCAGGTGATGGGCGATATCGAGGCTTATCGGCGCCTGGGGATCGAAGTGGTGCAGGCGCAGATCTGA
- a CDS encoding sterol desaturase family protein yields the protein MITHLALFLCTLVAMEGVGYLAHKYVMHGWGWFLHRSHHEQHLGAFETNDIYLLVLAAVAVSLIVAGNSGHDPLQWIGAGVAAFGVIYVVVHDGIVHRYWPFRPRPRNRYLKRLYQAHLLHHAVKGRKDSVSFGFLYAPPLRTLKRQLRESRQAARSRIDRTASDERRRRLDF from the coding sequence ATGATCACCCACCTTGCCCTGTTCCTCTGTACCCTCGTCGCGATGGAGGGCGTCGGCTACCTGGCGCACAAGTACGTGATGCATGGCTGGGGCTGGTTCCTGCACCGCTCGCACCATGAGCAACACCTGGGGGCTTTCGAGACCAACGATATCTATCTGCTGGTGTTGGCGGCGGTGGCTGTCAGCCTGATCGTGGCCGGTAACAGCGGGCATGATCCCTTGCAGTGGATCGGTGCCGGCGTGGCAGCCTTCGGGGTCATCTACGTGGTGGTGCATGACGGCATCGTGCATCGCTACTGGCCGTTCCGGCCGCGGCCCCGCAATCGTTACCTCAAGCGCCTGTATCAGGCGCACCTGCTGCATCATGCGGTGAAGGGGCGCAAGGACAGCGTGTCGTTCGGTTTCCTGTATGCGCCGCCGTTGCGAACGCTGAAACGGCAGTTGCGCGAGTCGCGGCAGGCCGCGCGGAGTCGGATCGATCGTACCGCCAGCGATGAACGCCGCAGGCGCTTGGATTTCTAG
- a CDS encoding GNAT family N-acetyltransferase, translating into MLKPSPLIRTATPEDAPAIEVLYRQLVGNGEVRVLPERLAQLARDPHTELFVAELEGQVRATALLSLCSDAMFGFQPFAVLENVVVDEQVRGTGVGSALLVAVEAFCLRTDCSKIMLLSSIGREPAHRFFQRARFVGDAKRGFVKYRRAFQSS; encoded by the coding sequence ATGCTGAAACCGTCACCGTTGATCAGAACCGCAACCCCTGAGGATGCGCCGGCCATCGAGGTCTTGTATCGCCAGTTGGTTGGCAACGGTGAGGTTCGAGTGCTGCCCGAGCGTTTGGCACAGTTGGCTCGTGATCCGCACACCGAACTGTTCGTTGCCGAGTTGGAGGGTCAGGTCCGTGCCACGGCGCTGCTGTCGCTGTGCAGCGATGCGATGTTCGGTTTCCAGCCTTTCGCCGTGCTGGAGAATGTCGTGGTCGACGAGCAGGTGCGGGGAACTGGTGTCGGCAGTGCTCTGCTGGTCGCTGTCGAGGCGTTCTGCCTGCGGACGGATTGTTCGAAGATCATGCTGCTCAGTTCCATCGGGCGTGAGCCAGCCCATCGATTCTTCCAGCGAGCGAGGTTCGTCGGTGATGCCAAGCGTGGCTTCGTGAAGTATCGACGGGCCTTTCAGTCATCCTGA